From one Equus asinus isolate D_3611 breed Donkey chromosome 5, EquAss-T2T_v2, whole genome shotgun sequence genomic stretch:
- the LOC106847762 gene encoding olfactory receptor 2G3-like yields the protein MQGLGKQNHSSVSEFLLLGFSSESQIRMALFTFFLLLYLITLLGNGLIITLIYLDSRLHTPMYFFLSILSLVDVSYITTTVPQILVNMTHPRRTISWGACVAQMFIFLVLGIAECVLYAIMALDRYVAICFPLHYTLLMSHPICIKMVIVCCFISIAGALIYTIFTMRLPYCGPHEINHFFCEAPAVLKLACADTSLNDQVDFILGFILLLVPLSLILASYACIFASILRIRSSQGRLKSFSTCASHITVVTMFYGPAMIMYMRPGSWYDPERDKKLALFYNVVSAFLNPIIYSLRNKDVKGAFLKVFGDRGTAQ from the coding sequence ATGCAGGGCCTTGGCAAACAGAACCACAGCTCTGTGTCCGAGTTCCTCCTCCTTGGCTTCTCCAGTGAATCACAGATCAGAATGGCCCTGTtcaccttctttctcctcctctatctCATCACCCTTTTGGGCAACGGACTGATCATCACCCTGATCTACCTGGATTCAcgcctccacacacccatgtacttctttctcaGTATTCTCTCCTTGGTGGACGTGAGCTATATCACCACAACTGTGCCTCAGATTTTGGTTAATATGACGCATCCAAGGAGGACCATCTCCTGGGGAGCTTGTGTAGCCCAGATGTTCATCTTCTTGGTCCTAGGCATTGCTGAGTGTGTCCTCTATGCCATTATGGCCCTTGACAGGTATGTGGCCATTTGTTTCCCCCTTCACTATACCCTACTCATGAGCCATCCCATTTGTATCAAGATGGTCATAGTCTGTTGTTTCATTAGCATAGCTGGGGCTCTGATCTACACTATCTTCACCATGCGTCTGCCTTATTGTGGCCCCCATGAGATAaaccacttcttctgtgaggCCCCTGCTGTTCTGAAATTAGCCTGTGCAGACACATCCCTCAATGACCAGGTGGACTTCATCTTGGGTTTCATCCTGCTTTTGGTCCCACTCTCCCTCATCCTGGCCTCATATGCCTGCATCTTTGCTTCCATCTTAAGAATCCGTTCATCCCAGGGAAGGCTTAAGTCCTTCTCTACGTGTGCTTCTCACATCACTGTGGTCACCATGTTCTATGGGCCAGCCATGATCATGTACATGAGGCCTGGCTCCTGGTATGACCCAGAGAGGGACAAAAAGCTAGCACTGTTCTATAACGTTGTCTCTGCCTTCCTCAACCCCATCATCTATAGCCTCCGGAACAAGGATGTAAAGGGGGCCTTTCTGAAAGTATTTGGTGACAGAGGGACAGCTCAGTGA